The following is a genomic window from Bordetella petrii.
CATGACTTCGTCGTCGGTCAGGGTGTCGATCTGCTCGCCAGTGCCGGTGGTGTTGTACACCTTGTCCAGGTAGGCGCGCACGTTCTTCACCTGTGCCGTGCGTTCGTCGCGCAGCATGTCGGCGATGCGATGGCCCACGCCCTTGGCGGCCCAGCCCAGGTGAACTTCGAGCACCTGGCCGACGTTCATCCGTGAAGGCACGCCCAGCGGGTTCAGGACGATGTCGGCAGGCGTGCCGTCGGCCATGTGAGGCATGTCTTCGACCGGAGTGATGCGCGAGACAACGCCCTTGTTGCCGTGGCGGCCGGCCATCTTGTCGCCAGGCTGCAGGCGGCGCTTGACGGCCAGGTACACCTTGATCATCTTGAGCACGCCCGGGGGCAGCTCATCGCCCTGCGTGAGCTTCTTGCGCTTTTCTTCGAACGCCAGGTCGAACTGATGGCGCTTCTGCTCGAGCGATTCCTTGGCCTGCTCCAGCACCACGGCGTGAGGCTCGTCGGCCAGGCGGATGTCGAACCACTGCCAGCGGTCGAGGTCAGCCAGGTACGCCTTGGTAATGGTGGCGCCCTTGGCCAGCTTGCGCGGGCCGCCGTTGACGGTCTTGCCGATCAGCAGCTTCTCGATACGGTCGAACTGGTCGTTCTCGACGATGCGCAGCTGGTCGTTCAGGTCTTGGCGATAGCGGCGCAGTTCGTCGTCGATGATGGACTGAGCGCGCTTGTCGCGCACGATGCCTTCGCGCGTGAACACTTGCACGTCGATGACGGTGCCCACCATGCCCGAGGGCACGCGCAGCGACGTGTCTTTGACGTCGGAGGCCTTCTCGCCGAAGATGGCGCGCAGCAGTTTTTCTTCCGGCGTCAGCTGGGTTTCGCCCTTGGGCGTAACCTTGCCGACCAGCACGTCGTCGGCAGTGACTTCGGCGCCAATGTAGACGATGCCCGAGTCATCCAGGCGATTGAGCTGGGTTTCGGCCAGGTTGCTGATGTCGCGGGTGATTTCCTCGGGTCCGAGCTTGGTGTCGCGTGCAACGACCGTCAGTTCCTCGATGTGGATCGAGGTGTAGCGGTCGTCGGCCACGACTTTTTCCGAGATCAGGATCGAGTCTTCGAAGTTGTAGCCGTTCCAGGGCATGAACGCGATCAGCATGTTCTGCCCCAGCGCCAGCTCGCCCAGGTCGGTGGACGCGCCATCGGCCAGCACATCGCCCTTGGCGACCTTGTCGCCACGCTTGACGATGGGACGCTGGTTGATGTTGGTGTTCTGGTTGGAACGGGTGTACTTGATCAGGTTGTAGATGTCGACGCCCACTTCGCCGGCGACGTTTTCATCGTCGTTGACGCGGATAACGACACGCTCGGCGTCGACGTGGTCGACCACGCCGCCACGCAGCGCCTGCACGGTAGTGCCCGAGTCGACCGCGACAGTGCGCTCGACGCCGGTGCCCACCACGGGCTTTTCAGGACGCAGGCAAGGCACGGCCTGGCGCTGCATGTTGGCACCCATCAGCGCCCGGTTCGCGTCGTCGTGCTCGAGGAACGGGATCAGCGACGCCGCCACCGAGACGATCTGCGACGGAGCCACGTCCATGTAGTGCACGTTGGCCGGCGCGGTCAGCATGGTTTCGCCAGCTTCGCGGCAAGCCACCAGGTCGTCGACGAAACGGCCTTCGTCATCGAGCGCGGCGTTGGCCTGCGCGATGACGTAGTTGCTTTCTTCGATGGCCGAAAGGTAGTCGATCTGGTCGCTGACCTTGCCGTCGATGATTTTGCGGTAAGGCGTTTCCAGGAAGCCGTACTCGTTCAGGCGTGCGTACAGCGCCATGGAGTTGATCAGACCGATGTTCGGGCCTTCCGGCGTTTCGATCGGGCAGACGCGGCCATAGTGCGTGGGATGCACGTCGCGCACTTCGAAGCCGGCGCGTTCGCGCGTCAGGCCACCCGGGCCCAGTGCGGAAACACGACGCTTGTGCGTGATTTCCGACAGCGGGTTGGTCTGGTCCATGAACTGCGACAGCTGGCTCGAACCGAAGAACTCCTTGATGGCAGCCGAGATCGGCTTGGAGTTGATCAGGTCGTGCGGCATCAGGTTTTCGGTCTCGGCCTGACCCAGACGTTCTTTCACGGCGCGCTCGACGCGCACCAGGCCTGCGCGGAACTGGTTCTCGGCCAGTTCGCCCACGCAGCGCACGCGGCGGTTGCCCAGGTGATCGATATCGTCGATCTGGCCACGGCCGTTGCGCAGCTCGACCAGCACCTTGATGGTTTCAAGGATGTCTTCGTTGGTGAGCGTCATGGGGCCGGTGATGTCTTCACCACGGCCCAGGCGGCTGTTGACCTTCATGCGGCCCACGCGCGACAGGTCGTACGTTTCTTCGCTGTAGAACAGGCGCTGGAACAGGGCCTCGACGGCGTCTTCGGTAGGCGGCTCGCCGGGGCGCATCATGCGATAAATGGCCACGCGCGCGGCCATCTGGTCGGCGGTCTCGTCGGTGCGCAGCGTTTGCGAGATGTACGGGCCACGATCCAGGTCGTTGGTGTACAGCGTCTGGATGTCGCGCACGTTGGCCGCGCGCAGGGCGCTCAGGACGCTTTCGGTGATCTCGTCATTGGCATGCGCCACCACTTCGCCGGTGTCGGGATCGACGATGTTCTTGGCCAGCACGCGGCCATACAGGAACTCTTCGGGCACCGAGACGCGCTGAATGTTGGCATTGGCCATGTCGCGCAGATGCTTGGCATTGATGCGCTTGTCTTTCTCGACAATGACGTTGCCGTCACGGCCGGTGATGTCGAAGCGGGCCATCTCGCCCTTCCAGCGCTCGGGCACGAATTCAATCATGCCGCCTTCGCTCTTGAGCTCGAAGTTGTCGAAGTCGAAGAAGTGCGCCAGGATGGACTCCGGCGTCATGCCGATGGCCTTCAGCAGGATCGTCACGGGCATCTTGCGACGACGGTCGACGCGGAAGAACAGCACGTCTTTCGGATCGAACTCGAAGTCCAGCCACGAGCCGCGGTAGGGAATCACGCGGGCCGAGAACAGCAGCTTGCCGGAACTGTGGGTCTTGCCGCGGTCGTGCTCGAAGAACACGCCGGGCGAACGGTGCAGCTGAGACACGATAACGCGCTCAGTACCGTTGATCACGAACGAACCGGTGCCCGTCATGAGCGGAATTTCGCCCATGTAGACTTCCTGTTCTTTCACTTCCTTGATGGTCGGCTTGCTGACTTCGCGGTCGAGCAGCACCAGGCGCACTTTGGCGCGCAGCGGCGATGCGTAGGTCAGGCCACGTTGCTGGCATTCCTTGACATCGAACACCGGCTCGCCCAGCACGTAGCTGACGAACTCCAAGCGCGCCATTCCGTTATGGCTGACAATCGGGAAAATCGACGAAAACGCCGCCTGCAGGCCTTCGCTGGCGCGATCGGACGGGGGAGTATCCGCCTGCAGAAAAGTTAGGTAGGATTGAAGCTGAGTCGCCAGCAGGAAGGGAACGTCTTGAACGTCTTCACGCTTGGCGAAGCTTTTGCGGATGCGCTTTTTTTCGGTGTACGAGTAAGGCATGAGCACTCCGACTCGAGGTTGCATGGGCCGTCAACCACGGCCCCAGGTGATACGACTCCAGAAAACCCCTCTGCAAAGGGCACCCCGGCAGTAGGGGTTTCCTGGAAACGCAAAAGCCCGGGGACGGCAAACTGCGCTGTCCCCGGGCAGTTGACGCAAGGTCTTACTTGACTTCGACCTTGGCGCCAGCTTCTTCCAGCTTCTTCTTGGCGGCTTCGGCGTCAGCCTTGGCGATGCCTTCCTTGACGGGCTTCGGCGCGCCGTCGACCAGGTCCTTGGCTTCCTTCAGACCCAGGCCGGTCAGTTCGCGCACGGCCTTGATGACGCTCACCTTGTTGGCGCCGGCTTCAGCCAGCACCACGGTGAATTCGGTCTGCTCTTCAGCAGCGGCAGCACCGCCACCAGCAGCGGGGGCAGCCACGGCCACAGCGGCGGCAGCAGCCGACACGCCAAATTTCTCTTCCATTTCCTTGATCAGCTCGGACAGCTCGAGCACGGTCATGCCAGCGATGGCGTCAAGGATTTCAGCTTTGCTAAGTGCCATTTTTCAGAACTCCAGAATTGGATAAATGCCAGGTTGGGTGTCGCTCGGTCGTTCAGCGAATTCCACGGGTGGAGGCTTACGCCGCCGCCTTCTGATCGCGCACGGCAGCCAGGCCGCGGGCGAACTTGGTGGGAACTTCGTTGAGCGTACGCACGAATTGCGCGATGGGGGCTTGCATGGTGCCCAGCAGTTTCGACAGCAACTCTTCGCGCGAGGGCATGGTGGCCAGGGCCTTCACGCCTTCTTGGTTCAACAGGTTATTGGGCAGCGAGCCCGCCTTGATGACCAGCTTGTCGTTGCTTTTTGCGAAACCTGCGAGGACCTTGGCCGCCGAAACCGGATCTTCGCTGATGCCATAGATCAGCGGACCGGTCAGTTGCTCGGACAGCGGCTCGAAAGCCGTGCCGGCAACCGCACGACGGGCCAGCGTGTTCTTCAGAACACGGAGGTACACGCCCGATTCACGCGCAGTTTTGCGCAGTACGGTGACAGAGGCGACGTCCAGACCACGATACTCGGCGATAACAATCGATTGCGCCTTGGCAACAGCTGCCGAGACTTCTTCGATCACCACCGCTTTCTCTTGACGATTGAGACTCACGGTTTGAACACTCCATCAAAAGACGCCTGGGGCCTTGCGGCCTTGCGCGTCAACCGAATGCGGCGCCTGGTTGAGTTCTTCGGGTAAAGAAATCTTCCTGGGGACGCCGTCTACGCTGGATTCGGACTGTGCCAGCTCCGGGATTAAGCGGGGCGCCGGCGATACGGCTGCCGATGCCCTGCTCCAGCGGTCTTTGACAGCAGCATCCGGAAATCCGGATGCGGCCCAAAGTTCGTTAATGCTCGCGGCCGATCAGTTGGCCGAAAGCGAAGCTACTTCGATGCGCGCGCCGCCGCCCATGGTGGACGAGACGGCCAGCTTGCGCAGGTAAATGCCCTTGGCGGCAGCGGGACGGGCCTTTTGCAGGGCGTCGACCAGCGCGGCCAGGTTGGTTTGCAGCTGTTCCACGCCGAACGAGGCGCGGCCGATGGTGGCGTGAATGATGCCGGCCTTGTCGGTGCGGTACTGAACCTGACCGGCCTTGGCGTTCTTCACGGCGGTAGCAACGTCGGGCGTGACGGTGCCGACCTTGGGGTTCGGCATCAGGCCACGGGGACCCAGCACCTGACCCAGGGCGCCCACGACACGCATCGTGTCAGGCGAGGCGATGACCACGTCGAAGTCGATCTGGCCACCCTTGATGCGCTCGGCCAGGTCGTCCAGGCCGACGATGTCGGCGCCGGCGGCACGCGCGGCTTCAGCCTTGTCGCCTTGGGCGAACACGGCGACGCGAACGCTCTTGCCGGTGCCGGCGGGCAGGACCACGGAACCACGAACCAGTTGGTCGGATTTCTTGGGGTCGATGCCCAGCTGCACGGCCACGTCGATGGATTCATCGAACTTGGCGGTAGCGGTTTCCTTGACCAGCGTCAGGGCTTCCGACACGGGATACAGCTTCGTGCGGTCGATTTTCTTGGCGATGGCGGCGGCGCGCTTGGACAGTTTTGCCATGATCAGATCCCCTCAACCGTGATGCCCATGCTGCGGGCGCTGCCAGCGATCGTGCGAACGGCGGCTTCCAGATCGGCCGCGGTCAGATCGGGTTCTTTGGTCTTGGCGATTTCCTCGGCCTGGGCGCGCGTGAGCGTGCCGACCTTGTCGGTATGCGGCTTGGCCGAACCCTTCTGGACGCCGGCGGCCTTCTTGATGAGGACCGTCGCGGGCGGGGTCTTCATGATGAAGGTGAAGCTCTTGTCGGCGAAGGCCGTGATCACCACCGGAATCGGCAGACCGGGCTCCATGCCCTGGGTCTTGGCGTTGAACGCCTTGCAGAATTCCATGATGTTCAGGCCACGCTGACCCAGCGCCGGGCCAATCGGGGGGGAGGGGTTTGCCTTACCAGCCGGTACTTGCAGCTTGATAAAGCCGACGATCTTCTTCGCCATGCTTTGCTCCTTGCGGGTTCAAACGCTCGCCGCGCTGTGCGGCGGGCTCCCCGGGGTTGAAAATCAGGTCTTTTCGACCTGGCTGAAATCGAGCTCGACGGGGGTGGCGCGACCAAAAATGGTGACCGACACACGCACCTTGCTCTTTTCGTAATTGACTTCTTCGACGTTGCCGTTGAAGTCTGCAAACGGACCTTCTTTCACACGCACCATCTCGCCCACTTCGAACAGGATCTTGGGGCGGGGTTTCTCGACCCCCTCTTCCATCTGGGAGAGGATCTTCTCGACTTCTTTTTCGGAAATCGGGGTGGGGCGGTTGCCCGAGCCACCCAGGAAGCCGGTGACGCGGTTGGTGTTCTTGACCAGATGCCAGGTTTCGTCGGTGAGATCCATCTCGACCAGGACGTAACCCGGGAAAATGCGGCGCTCACTGATGGACTTCTGGCCGCCCTTCATTTCGACGACTTCTTCCGAAGGCACCAGGATGCGGCCGAACGACGTCTGCAGGCCCGCGCGCTCGATGCGCTCGTTCAAGGCCTTGTGGACGCTTTTTTCCATGCCCGAGTACACATGGACGACATACCAGCGTTTACTCATTCGGCGTCCTTATTTCCAGCCCAGCAGCAGGCCGTAGAGTATCCATTCGATGCCCTTGTCGAGCACCCACATCAGCAGGCCCATGATCGCAACGAAGGCGAACACGATGCCCGTCATCTGGGTGGTTTCCTTGCGGGTGGGCCAGGAAACCCGCTTGGCTTCGTTGTACGATTCGTTGGCGAAGCTCAGGGTGCGGCGGCCGGGCTCGCTGAACCAGGCAATCAGGGCGGCAATGACCAGCCCGCCGACGAACACGCCGACGCGGGCGGCCATGGGTTGGGCGCTGAGCATCGAAAAGCCCACGATGCCAGCAATGACAACAAGCACAGCCAACCCGAGCTTGATCCGGTCGGCGGTGCTGGTTACGGTTTCTACGCTGGTATTAGACATTTTGCGACGCGAGCCGACCTAAACTGCACGGCTTGCGGTGATCTCCCGGCGAATTTAAGTGCGAGCGGGGTTGACAACGAACTGGGCCTGGTTGGCCATGACCTTGGCCGCCATATCGACCATGCCGGCCCTGGATATTTTGGCCACTAATGTGGCAGGGGCAGTAGGAATCGAACCTACAACCTTCGGTTTTGGAGACCGACGCTCTGCCAATTGAGCTATACCCCTAAAACGCTTGCAAGCGATGCATGGTGACTTGCGGAACCATACATAGTACTACTTTTTTGACAAACATGGGAAGCGGGCCCGAAAAGGGCCGGCTTCCCGTGCAAAGTGCCTGACTTAAGCGATGATTTTGGCGACGACGCCGGCGCCGACGGTGCGGCCGCCTTCACGGATGGCGAAGCGCAGGCCTTCTTCCATGGCGATCGGCGCCAGCAGCTTGACCGTCATCGACACGTTGTCGCCCGGCAGCACCATTTCCTTGTCCTTGGGCAGCTCGATCGAGCCCGTCACGTCCGTCGTGCGGAAGTAGAACTGCGGACGATACCCGTTGAAGAACGGCGTATGACGACCGCCTTCTTCCTTGGACAGAATGTACACCTCGGCCGTGAACTCCGTGTGCGGCGTGATCGAACCCGGCTTGGCCAGCACCTGGCCACGCTCGACGTCTTCACGCTTGGTGCCGCGCAGCAGAATCCCCACGTTGTCGCCCGCCTGACCTTGGTCCAGCAGCTTGCGGAACATTTCCACGCCCGTGCAGGTCGTCTTCACCGTCGGCTTGATGCCCACGATTTCGATTTCCTCGCCCACCTTGATGATCCCGCGCTCGACGCGGCCCGTCACCACCGTGCCACGACCCGAGATCGAGAACACGTCTTCGACCGGCATCAGGAACGCACCGTCGACCGCGCGCTCAGGCGTCGGGATGTACGTGTCCAGCGCTTCGGCCAGCTTCAGAATCGCCTGCTCGCCCAGCTCGCCCTTGTCGCCTTCGAGCGCCAGCTTGGCCGAACCCTTCACGATCGGCGTGTCGTCGCCCGGGAAGTCGTACTTCGACAGCAGCTCGCGAACTTCCATTTCCACCAGCTCGAGCAGCTCCGCGTCATCGACCATGTCCGCCTTGTTCAGGAACACGATGATGTACGGCACGCCAACCTGGCGGCTCAGCAGAATGTGCTCGCGCGTCTGCGGCATCGGGCCGTCCGCGGCCGACACCACCAGGATCGCGCCGTCCATCTGCGCCGCGCCCGTGATCATGTTCTTCACATAGTCAGCGTGCCCCGGGCAGTCAACGTGCGCATAGTGACGGCTTTCCGTCTCGTATTCCACGTGCGCCGTGTTGATCGTGATGCCGCGCGCCTTCTCTTCCGGCGCCGCGTCGATCTGGTCGTAGCCACGGGCTTCCCCGCCGAACTTCGTCGACAGCACCGTCGTGATCGCCGCCGTCAACGTCGTTTTGCCGTGGTCAACGTGACCAATCGTACCCACGTTCACGTGCGGCTTGGTACGTTCAAACTTGCCTTTTGCCATGGCTGACTCCTGACCTGGATTGAAGCTTCTGACTAAGAAGAGAACAAAAAAAAGTGGTGCCCATGACGCGGATCGAACGCGTGACCTCTCCCTTACCAAGGGAGTGCTCTACCACTGAGCCACATGGGCAAATTCTGGAGCGGGTGAAGGGAATCGAACCCTCGTCGTAAGCTTGGAAGGCTTCTGCTCTACCATTGAGCTACACCCGCAGGCTACCCTTTCACCGCTCGCCCGTATTCTGCAGTACCCGCCGCACAGCGAACCGTGCGGAAAAACCTGGGGCCTTACATTGAGAATCCAGGCGGCATGCCTGGATTCGGAATATGGGTCTCTGGTGGAGGAGGTTGGATTCGAACCAACGTAGGCGCAAGGCCAACAGATTTACAGTCTGCCCCCTTTAACCACTCGGGCACCCCTCCAGCGGAGAACTAGGGATTATGGACACTTTTGAATTGGAAGTCAAATCGGTCTGCAGCCAAGAACATGCGACGGCTTAGTAACGATCAAAAAAATCCTGCAGGCTGGCCGGATCGCGGGTAAGCGACAGGCCCAGCATCAGCAGGATGCGGGCCTTCTGGGGACTGAGCTCGCCGGCGGCGATGAAGCCGGCAGCGTCGTCATCGACTTCGACGTTGCGGCCGACCCGGCCGCTTCCCGTGCGGCTGGCGCGCACCACGGCTACGCCGCCAGCGGCCG
Proteins encoded in this region:
- the rplL gene encoding 50S ribosomal protein L7/L12, translated to MALSKAEILDAIAGMTVLELSELIKEMEEKFGVSAAAAAVAVAAPAAGGGAAAAEEQTEFTVVLAEAGANKVSVIKAVRELTGLGLKEAKDLVDGAPKPVKEGIAKADAEAAKKKLEEAGAKVEVK
- the rplA gene encoding 50S ribosomal protein L1 translates to MAKLSKRAAAIAKKIDRTKLYPVSEALTLVKETATAKFDESIDVAVQLGIDPKKSDQLVRGSVVLPAGTGKSVRVAVFAQGDKAEAARAAGADIVGLDDLAERIKGGQIDFDVVIASPDTMRVVGALGQVLGPRGLMPNPKVGTVTPDVATAVKNAKAGQVQYRTDKAGIIHATIGRASFGVEQLQTNLAALVDALQKARPAAAKGIYLRKLAVSSTMGGGARIEVASLSAN
- the nusG gene encoding transcription termination/antitermination protein NusG, with product MSKRWYVVHVYSGMEKSVHKALNERIERAGLQTSFGRILVPSEEVVEMKGGQKSISERRIFPGYVLVEMDLTDETWHLVKNTNRVTGFLGGSGNRPTPISEKEVEKILSQMEEGVEKPRPKILFEVGEMVRVKEGPFADFNGNVEEVNYEKSKVRVSVTIFGRATPVELDFSQVEKT
- the rplJ gene encoding 50S ribosomal protein L10; amino-acid sequence: MSLNRQEKAVVIEEVSAAVAKAQSIVIAEYRGLDVASVTVLRKTARESGVYLRVLKNTLARRAVAGTAFEPLSEQLTGPLIYGISEDPVSAAKVLAGFAKSNDKLVIKAGSLPNNLLNQEGVKALATMPSREELLSKLLGTMQAPIAQFVRTLNEVPTKFARGLAAVRDQKAAA
- the secE gene encoding preprotein translocase subunit SecE, with product MSNTSVETVTSTADRIKLGLAVLVVIAGIVGFSMLSAQPMAARVGVFVGGLVIAALIAWFSEPGRRTLSFANESYNEAKRVSWPTRKETTQMTGIVFAFVAIMGLLMWVLDKGIEWILYGLLLGWK
- the rplK gene encoding 50S ribosomal protein L11, which codes for MAKKIVGFIKLQVPAGKANPSPPIGPALGQRGLNIMEFCKAFNAKTQGMEPGLPIPVVITAFADKSFTFIMKTPPATVLIKKAAGVQKGSAKPHTDKVGTLTRAQAEEIAKTKEPDLTAADLEAAVRTIAGSARSMGITVEGI
- the tuf gene encoding elongation factor Tu; this translates as MAKGKFERTKPHVNVGTIGHVDHGKTTLTAAITTVLSTKFGGEARGYDQIDAAPEEKARGITINTAHVEYETESRHYAHVDCPGHADYVKNMITGAAQMDGAILVVSAADGPMPQTREHILLSRQVGVPYIIVFLNKADMVDDAELLELVEMEVRELLSKYDFPGDDTPIVKGSAKLALEGDKGELGEQAILKLAEALDTYIPTPERAVDGAFLMPVEDVFSISGRGTVVTGRVERGIIKVGEEIEIVGIKPTVKTTCTGVEMFRKLLDQGQAGDNVGILLRGTKREDVERGQVLAKPGSITPHTEFTAEVYILSKEEGGRHTPFFNGYRPQFYFRTTDVTGSIELPKDKEMVLPGDNVSMTVKLLAPIAMEEGLRFAIREGGRTVGAGVVAKIIA
- the rpoB gene encoding DNA-directed RNA polymerase subunit beta, encoding MPYSYTEKKRIRKSFAKREDVQDVPFLLATQLQSYLTFLQADTPPSDRASEGLQAAFSSIFPIVSHNGMARLEFVSYVLGEPVFDVKECQQRGLTYASPLRAKVRLVLLDREVSKPTIKEVKEQEVYMGEIPLMTGTGSFVINGTERVIVSQLHRSPGVFFEHDRGKTHSSGKLLFSARVIPYRGSWLDFEFDPKDVLFFRVDRRRKMPVTILLKAIGMTPESILAHFFDFDNFELKSEGGMIEFVPERWKGEMARFDITGRDGNVIVEKDKRINAKHLRDMANANIQRVSVPEEFLYGRVLAKNIVDPDTGEVVAHANDEITESVLSALRAANVRDIQTLYTNDLDRGPYISQTLRTDETADQMAARVAIYRMMRPGEPPTEDAVEALFQRLFYSEETYDLSRVGRMKVNSRLGRGEDITGPMTLTNEDILETIKVLVELRNGRGQIDDIDHLGNRRVRCVGELAENQFRAGLVRVERAVKERLGQAETENLMPHDLINSKPISAAIKEFFGSSQLSQFMDQTNPLSEITHKRRVSALGPGGLTRERAGFEVRDVHPTHYGRVCPIETPEGPNIGLINSMALYARLNEYGFLETPYRKIIDGKVSDQIDYLSAIEESNYVIAQANAALDDEGRFVDDLVACREAGETMLTAPANVHYMDVAPSQIVSVAASLIPFLEHDDANRALMGANMQRQAVPCLRPEKPVVGTGVERTVAVDSGTTVQALRGGVVDHVDAERVVIRVNDDENVAGEVGVDIYNLIKYTRSNQNTNINQRPIVKRGDKVAKGDVLADGASTDLGELALGQNMLIAFMPWNGYNFEDSILISEKVVADDRYTSIHIEELTVVARDTKLGPEEITRDISNLAETQLNRLDDSGIVYIGAEVTADDVLVGKVTPKGETQLTPEEKLLRAIFGEKASDVKDTSLRVPSGMVGTVIDVQVFTREGIVRDKRAQSIIDDELRRYRQDLNDQLRIVENDQFDRIEKLLIGKTVNGGPRKLAKGATITKAYLADLDRWQWFDIRLADEPHAVVLEQAKESLEQKRHQFDLAFEEKRKKLTQGDELPPGVLKMIKVYLAVKRRLQPGDKMAGRHGNKGVVSRITPVEDMPHMADGTPADIVLNPLGVPSRMNVGQVLEVHLGWAAKGVGHRIADMLRDERTAQVKNVRAYLDKVYNTTGTGEQIDTLTDDEVMELAQNLKNGVPFATPVFDGATEEEIGKMLELAYPDEVAKRMQLTDSRTQAWLFDGRTGEKFERPVTVGYMHYLKLHHLVDDKMHARSTGPYSLVTQQPLGGKAQFGGQRFGEMEVWALEAYGAAYTLQEMLTVKSDDITGRTKVYENIVKGDHVIDAGMPESFNVLVKEIRSLALDMDLERN